Proteins found in one Bacillus subtilis subsp. subtilis str. 168 genomic segment:
- the glgB gene encoding 1,4-alpha-glucan branching enzyme (Evidence 2a: Function from experimental evidences in other organisms; PubMedId: 1296817, 15272305, 8145641; Product type e: enzyme), translated as MAAASPTAHDVYLFHEGSLFKSYQLFGSHYRELNGKSGYEFCVWAPHASEVRVAGDFNSWSGEEHVMHRVNDNGIWTLFIPGIGEKERYKYEIVTNNGEIRLKADPYAIYSEVRPNTASLTYDLEGYSWQDQKWQKKQKAKTLYEKPVFIYELHLGSWKKHSDGRHYSYKELSQTLIPYIKKHGFTHIELLPVYEHPYDRSWGYQGTGYYSPTSRFGPPHDLMKFVDECHQQNIGVILDWVPGHFCKDAHGLYMFDGEPLYEYKEERDRENWLWGTANFDLGKPEVHSFLISNALYWAEFYHIDGFRVDAVANILYWPNQDERHTNPYAVDFLKKLNQTMREAYPHVMMIAEDSTEWPQVTGAVEEGGLGFHYKWNMGWMNDVLKYMETPPEERRHCHQLISFSLLYAFSEHFVLPFSHDEVVYGKKSLLNKMPGDYWQKFAQYRLLLGYMTVHPGKKLIFMGSEFAQFDEWKDTEQLDWFLDSFPMHQKASVFTQDLLRFYQKSKILYEHDHRAQSFEWIDVHNDEQSIFSFIRYGQKHGEALVIICNFTPVVYHQYDVGVPFFTQYIEVLNSDSETYGGSGQINKKPLSAKKGALHHKPCYITMTIPPYGISILRAVKKRGEIKR; from the coding sequence ATGGCCGCTGCCAGCCCGACAGCACATGATGTTTATCTTTTTCACGAAGGCAGTCTGTTTAAAAGCTATCAGCTGTTTGGCTCGCATTACCGCGAGCTGAATGGCAAAAGCGGATATGAATTCTGTGTGTGGGCGCCTCATGCGTCGGAAGTACGAGTGGCTGGAGATTTTAACAGCTGGTCTGGAGAAGAGCATGTGATGCACAGAGTGAATGATAATGGCATTTGGACGTTATTTATTCCAGGTATAGGAGAAAAGGAACGATATAAATACGAAATTGTGACGAATAACGGTGAGATCAGGCTGAAGGCAGATCCATACGCTATTTATTCAGAAGTCAGACCAAACACAGCGTCACTTACTTACGATTTGGAAGGATACAGCTGGCAAGATCAAAAATGGCAAAAGAAACAGAAGGCTAAGACGCTGTATGAAAAACCTGTTTTCATTTATGAACTGCATCTTGGGTCTTGGAAGAAGCATTCTGATGGCAGGCATTATTCCTATAAAGAATTAAGTCAGACGCTTATCCCTTATATCAAGAAGCATGGGTTTACCCATATTGAACTGCTTCCCGTGTATGAGCATCCATATGATCGTTCATGGGGGTACCAAGGAACGGGGTATTACAGCCCGACAAGCAGGTTTGGCCCGCCGCATGATCTGATGAAGTTTGTGGATGAATGTCATCAACAAAATATCGGAGTCATTTTGGATTGGGTCCCCGGACATTTTTGTAAAGATGCACATGGCCTTTATATGTTTGATGGAGAACCGCTTTATGAATACAAAGAAGAACGTGATCGGGAGAACTGGTTATGGGGCACGGCAAACTTTGACCTGGGGAAACCGGAAGTTCATAGTTTTTTAATTTCGAATGCGTTGTACTGGGCGGAATTCTATCATATAGATGGATTTAGGGTTGATGCAGTGGCTAATATCTTGTATTGGCCAAATCAGGATGAACGCCACACGAATCCATATGCTGTTGATTTTTTAAAAAAACTCAATCAAACCATGAGAGAGGCATATCCCCATGTGATGATGATTGCAGAAGATTCTACAGAATGGCCTCAAGTGACAGGTGCCGTTGAGGAAGGGGGGCTTGGTTTTCATTATAAATGGAATATGGGATGGATGAATGACGTACTGAAATACATGGAGACGCCGCCCGAAGAAAGGCGGCATTGTCATCAGCTTATCTCTTTTTCATTACTATATGCGTTTAGTGAACATTTTGTATTGCCGTTTTCTCATGATGAAGTCGTATACGGAAAAAAATCACTTCTCAATAAAATGCCTGGCGACTACTGGCAGAAATTTGCCCAGTATCGGCTTTTGCTGGGCTATATGACAGTGCATCCCGGAAAGAAATTGATCTTTATGGGATCAGAGTTTGCTCAATTTGATGAATGGAAAGATACAGAACAGCTTGATTGGTTTTTGGACTCCTTCCCCATGCATCAGAAAGCCAGCGTTTTTACGCAAGATCTTCTCCGCTTTTACCAAAAAAGCAAAATCCTTTATGAGCATGACCATCGTGCACAATCGTTTGAATGGATTGATGTCCATAATGACGAACAATCAATCTTTTCTTTTATTCGTTATGGCCAAAAGCACGGTGAGGCGCTTGTCATCATTTGTAATTTTACACCCGTGGTCTATCATCAATATGATGTTGGAGTTCCTTTTTTTACTCAATACATTGAAGTGCTTAACAGTGACAGTGAAACATATGGAGGCTCAGGGCAAATCAACAAAAAGCCGTTATCGGCTAAAAAGGGAGCACTTCATCATAAACCGTGTTATATCACGATGACCATCCCCCCTTACGGCATCTCGATTTTACGGGCGGTTAAAAAAAGAGGAGAGATAAAAAGATGA
- the thiT gene encoding thiamin permease (Evidence 1a: Function from experimental evidences in the studied strain; PubMedId: 15849754, 16291685, 16356850, 16850406, 19181806; Product type t : transporter) — MNQSKQLVRLIEIAIMTAAAVILDIVSGMFLSMPQGGSVSIMMIPIFLISFRWGVKAGLTTGLLTGLVQIAIGNLFAQHPVQLLLDYIVAFAAIGISGCFASSVRKAAVSKTKGKLIVSVVSAVFIGSLLRYAAHVISGAVFFGSFAPKGTPVWIYSLTYNATYMVPSFIICAIVLCLLFMTAPRLLKSDKA, encoded by the coding sequence ATGAATCAATCTAAGCAACTGGTTCGCCTTATTGAAATTGCCATTATGACAGCGGCAGCCGTTATTTTAGACATTGTCTCAGGAATGTTTCTTAGCATGCCTCAAGGAGGCTCGGTCTCCATCATGATGATTCCGATCTTTTTAATTTCGTTTCGCTGGGGTGTCAAAGCAGGTCTTACTACAGGTTTGTTGACAGGTCTAGTACAAATAGCAATCGGAAACTTGTTTGCTCAACATCCTGTACAGCTATTGTTAGATTACATTGTCGCTTTCGCAGCAATCGGCATAAGCGGCTGTTTCGCTTCTTCTGTCCGTAAAGCCGCTGTATCAAAAACAAAAGGGAAATTGATTGTTTCAGTGGTCAGCGCAGTTTTTATCGGCAGTTTGCTGCGCTATGCCGCGCATGTCATTTCAGGAGCTGTGTTTTTCGGCAGCTTTGCTCCAAAAGGAACACCGGTATGGATTTATTCTTTAACTTATAATGCGACTTACATGGTTCCTTCATTCATTATTTGTGCAATTGTCCTATGTTTATTATTTATGACAGCACCCCGTCTGCTTAAAAGTGACAAAGCGTAA
- the yuaI gene encoding putative N-acetyltransferase (Evidence 3: Putative function from multiple computational evidences; Product type e: enzyme), with translation MVTVREAKLEDIKDIAKVHVDSWRTTYHEIIPIDYLNSLNYKEFEDKWKSRSLKGVFVAQDEKGSVFGFASFGPIRSEQEGYDGELYAIYLLEERQRQGAGRALLAKGAEFLLQHGFSSMFVWVIEQNPSIIFYQAYSPERVAEDNFEIAGVRLKEVGLGWPDLSALKTLLNR, from the coding sequence ATGGTAACTGTACGTGAAGCGAAGTTAGAGGATATAAAGGACATTGCAAAAGTGCATGTAGACAGCTGGAGGACAACATACCACGAAATTATCCCGATTGATTATTTAAACAGCCTGAACTATAAGGAATTTGAAGACAAATGGAAAAGTCGCTCGTTAAAGGGAGTATTTGTTGCTCAGGACGAAAAGGGTTCAGTATTCGGCTTTGCTTCATTTGGACCTATTCGCTCTGAACAAGAAGGCTATGACGGCGAGTTATACGCTATTTATCTTCTGGAAGAGCGCCAGCGGCAAGGTGCAGGCAGGGCGCTCTTAGCAAAAGGAGCGGAGTTTTTGCTTCAACATGGTTTTTCAAGTATGTTTGTTTGGGTTATTGAGCAGAATCCCTCGATTATATTTTATCAGGCCTATTCACCTGAAAGAGTAGCGGAGGACAACTTTGAAATTGCCGGAGTAAGGCTGAAAGAAGTAGGTCTTGGCTGGCCGGATCTTTCAGCTTTAAAAACACTTCTTAACAGATAA
- the floT gene encoding flotillin lipid rafts scaffold protein (Evidence 1a: Function from experimental evidences in the studied strain; PubMedId: 9153235, 9987136, 12533473, 17482313, 19383680, 25635948, 26297017, 28681845; Product type s: structure), producing the protein MTMPIIMIIGVVFFLLIALIAVFITKYRTAGPDEALIVTGSYLGNKNVHVDEGGNRIKIVRGGGTFVLPVFQQAEPLSLLSSKLDVSTPEVYTEQGVPVMADGTAIIKIGGSIGEIATAAEQFLGKSKDDREQEAREVLEGHLRSILGSMTVEEIYKNREKFSQEVQRVASQDLAKMGLVIVSFTIKDVRDKNGYLESLGKPRIAQVKRDADIATAEADKETRIKRAEADKDAKKSELERATEIAEAEKINQLKMAEFRREQDTAKANADQAYDLETARARQQVTEQEMQVKIIERQKQIELEEKEILRRERQYDSEVKKKADADRYSVEQSAAAEKAKQLAEADAKKYSIEAMAKAEAEKVRIDGLAKAEAEKAKGETEAEVIRLKGLAEAEAKEKIAAAFEQYGQAAIFDMIVKMLPEYAKQAAAPLSNIDKITVVDTGGSGESSGANKVTSYATNLMSSLQESLKASSGIDVKEMLENFSGKGNVKQSINELTNEIKEAKTIQKSE; encoded by the coding sequence ATGACAATGCCGATTATAATGATCATCGGAGTTGTATTCTTTTTATTAATTGCACTAATAGCTGTGTTTATTACGAAGTATCGTACAGCAGGGCCTGATGAAGCGTTAATTGTAACAGGGAGCTATCTGGGTAATAAAAATGTTCATGTCGATGAAGGCGGCAACCGTATTAAAATCGTCCGCGGCGGAGGAACCTTTGTCCTTCCCGTCTTCCAGCAGGCAGAGCCGCTAAGCCTATTATCAAGCAAACTCGATGTTTCGACACCTGAAGTCTATACAGAACAAGGAGTGCCAGTAATGGCCGATGGAACTGCGATTATTAAAATCGGCGGTTCTATAGGAGAAATCGCTACAGCGGCCGAACAATTTTTAGGGAAATCAAAAGACGACCGTGAGCAGGAAGCGCGGGAGGTTTTAGAAGGCCACCTTCGTTCCATTCTCGGCTCAATGACAGTAGAAGAAATCTATAAAAACAGAGAAAAATTCTCTCAAGAGGTGCAGCGTGTCGCTTCACAGGATCTCGCGAAAATGGGACTTGTAATCGTCTCGTTTACCATTAAAGATGTTCGTGATAAAAACGGTTATCTTGAATCATTAGGGAAACCGAGAATTGCCCAAGTAAAACGCGATGCTGATATCGCAACAGCAGAGGCTGATAAAGAAACCCGAATTAAGCGGGCAGAAGCCGATAAAGACGCAAAAAAATCAGAACTTGAACGGGCGACGGAAATCGCTGAAGCTGAAAAAATCAATCAGCTCAAAATGGCTGAATTCCGCAGAGAACAAGATACGGCAAAAGCGAATGCCGACCAAGCATATGATTTAGAGACTGCCCGAGCGCGCCAGCAAGTCACAGAGCAGGAAATGCAGGTTAAAATTATCGAACGCCAAAAACAAATAGAACTAGAAGAAAAAGAAATTCTTCGCCGTGAACGTCAATACGACTCAGAGGTAAAGAAAAAAGCCGATGCAGACCGTTATTCTGTTGAGCAGTCCGCAGCAGCTGAGAAAGCCAAACAGCTCGCGGAAGCCGATGCCAAGAAGTACAGTATTGAAGCAATGGCAAAGGCTGAGGCGGAAAAAGTAAGAATTGACGGGCTAGCAAAAGCAGAAGCGGAAAAAGCGAAAGGAGAGACAGAAGCAGAGGTTATCCGCCTGAAAGGTCTTGCAGAAGCGGAAGCAAAAGAGAAAATTGCGGCCGCCTTTGAACAGTACGGGCAGGCGGCGATTTTCGATATGATTGTCAAAATGCTTCCGGAATACGCGAAACAAGCAGCGGCACCTCTTTCAAATATTGATAAAATCACCGTTGTCGATACAGGAGGAAGCGGTGAATCAAGCGGAGCAAACAAAGTAACCAGCTATGCGACGAACTTAATGTCAAGTCTGCAAGAAAGTTTAAAAGCATCCTCAGGAATTGATGTAAAAGAAATGCTTGAGAACTTTTCAGGAAAAGGAAACGTAAAACAAAGCATTAATGAATTAACAAATGAAATCAAAGAAGCCAAAACGATCCAAAAATCAGAGTAA
- the nfeDB gene encoding putative membrane integrity integral membrane protein (Evidence 3: Putative function from multiple computational evidences; PubMedId: 12533473, 15849754, 16850406, 18696230, 22753055; Product type m: membrane component): protein MELFGVPIQTMYLYTLIIAGSLTLLFLFFGDVFSGLSEGIPFLNPTLVLSFFTCFSAGGYIGELVLPLSSLLIALLSCILSIMLVVLLHIFVLVPLSSAEESLAYREDDLRGRLGKVITAVPVDGFGEVVIEGIGGTISKSAVSFDNQQISYGTTVLVVDINNGVLSVTPHEPI from the coding sequence TTGGAGTTATTTGGAGTACCTATACAAACAATGTATCTTTATACGCTTATTATTGCGGGCAGCCTTACGCTGTTATTCCTGTTTTTCGGAGATGTATTTTCAGGGCTGTCAGAAGGCATTCCGTTTCTTAATCCGACATTAGTGCTCTCATTTTTTACATGTTTTTCAGCGGGCGGATATATAGGTGAACTTGTATTGCCTCTGTCAAGCTTGCTGATTGCGCTTTTATCTTGCATCCTTTCGATCATGCTGGTGGTATTGCTTCACATCTTTGTACTGGTGCCATTATCATCTGCAGAAGAATCATTGGCATATAGAGAAGATGATCTCAGAGGAAGACTCGGTAAAGTGATTACAGCTGTGCCGGTTGACGGGTTTGGTGAAGTGGTCATAGAAGGGATAGGCGGGACCATTTCAAAGTCAGCGGTCAGTTTTGATAATCAGCAGATCAGTTACGGGACAACGGTGTTAGTCGTAGATATTAACAACGGAGTTCTTTCGGTTACTCCGCATGAACCCATTTAA
- the yuaE gene encoding hypothetical protein (Evidence 4: Unknown function but conserved in other organisms) codes for MSIFNEARLETWNELKGLSDEKLNQKPSAEEWSIREVLDHLKKIDMTAQKMLKERVKDAPIKEIEEKPLEVAQDRNNKRKAPSHLEPAHDFISGSQMKRELDVVREQLTAAIASLKEEDFERVLPHPVFQELTVRQWIDFIGHHEKRHLSQMKEIKEKIERA; via the coding sequence ATGAGTATCTTTAATGAAGCCAGATTAGAAACGTGGAACGAATTGAAAGGACTTTCTGACGAAAAGCTGAATCAAAAGCCTTCTGCTGAAGAATGGAGCATACGGGAAGTTCTTGACCATTTGAAAAAAATCGATATGACCGCACAAAAAATGTTGAAGGAACGTGTAAAGGACGCTCCGATTAAAGAAATTGAAGAAAAACCGCTTGAAGTAGCACAGGACAGAAATAATAAACGGAAAGCCCCGAGTCATCTTGAGCCTGCGCATGATTTTATTTCAGGCAGCCAAATGAAACGTGAGCTTGATGTGGTAAGAGAGCAGCTGACTGCTGCGATTGCCTCTCTGAAAGAAGAAGATTTTGAAAGAGTGCTTCCGCATCCTGTGTTTCAAGAGCTGACTGTCAGACAGTGGATCGATTTTATCGGCCATCATGAAAAACGGCACCTCAGCCAAATGAAAGAAATTAAAGAAAAGATAGAAAGGGCCTGA
- the yuaD gene encoding hypothetical protein (Evidence 4: Unknown function but conserved in other organisms; PubMedId: 11886751) has translation MWKRMTAKAEGLYIADTKSFVTKQMDKLDFDYGGIPGDLHFGLTKKAGAREPMFSRGTEIFNRRQISIVSIEECNEIALKMGVPRILPEWLGANVAVSGMPDLTSLKEGSRIIFPSGAALLCEGENDPCIQPGEVIQSYYPDQPKLASAFVRHALGIRGIVCIVERPGAVYTGDEIEVHSYQRKVKRKAERV, from the coding sequence ATGTGGAAGCGTATGACTGCAAAAGCGGAAGGCTTATATATCGCAGATACAAAAAGCTTCGTAACAAAGCAAATGGACAAGCTTGATTTTGATTATGGCGGCATCCCCGGCGACTTGCATTTTGGCCTGACCAAAAAAGCGGGAGCCAGAGAACCAATGTTTTCAAGAGGGACTGAAATTTTCAACCGCAGACAAATTTCAATTGTTTCAATAGAGGAATGCAACGAAATCGCTTTAAAAATGGGAGTGCCGAGAATTTTGCCGGAATGGCTCGGGGCGAATGTGGCAGTCAGCGGTATGCCAGATCTTACTTCATTAAAAGAAGGAAGCCGGATTATTTTTCCGAGCGGAGCGGCTCTGCTGTGTGAGGGCGAAAATGATCCGTGTATCCAGCCGGGAGAAGTCATTCAGTCTTATTATCCGGACCAACCGAAGCTGGCGTCGGCTTTCGTCCGCCACGCACTGGGCATTAGAGGGATTGTCTGTATTGTGGAGAGACCTGGTGCTGTTTACACAGGTGATGAAATAGAAGTTCATTCCTATCAGCGAAAAGTCAAACGAAAAGCAGAAAGGGTCTGA
- the gbsB gene encoding choline dehydrogenase (Evidence 1a: Function from experimental evidences in the studied strain; PubMedId: 8752328, 22408163; Product type e: enzyme) has protein sequence MTLNMKVESMQKFHTFEIPTVIKHGIGAIKHTGEEVAALGVSKALLVTDPGIYKAGVADPVIESLKEAGIEVVLFNKVEPNPPVRLVNEGSELYKKENCNGLVAVGGGSSMDTAKAIGVEATHEGSVLDYEAADGKKPLENRIPPLTTIPTTAGTGSEVTQWAVITDEEREFKFNTGGPLIAAHLTIIDPELHVSMPPHVTAMTGIDALAHAIECYTMKFAQPITDAVALMAIEYAAHYIKRAFADGEDLEARYGMAQAAMLAGLSYGSESAGAAHAMSQTLGGIIPVAHGQCVAAMMGPVMEYNWKGYPEKFARIAKAFGIDTSKMTTEEAAKASVNWMYDLVEDLEVPTLEEQGVSPDMIERLSKEAMKDPQTFGNPRDLNEKAYNWIYKRCFNLTPKTV, from the coding sequence ATGACATTAAATATGAAGGTAGAAAGCATGCAGAAATTCCACACATTTGAAATTCCGACTGTGATTAAGCATGGAATCGGAGCCATCAAGCATACGGGTGAGGAAGTAGCTGCACTGGGCGTTTCAAAAGCGCTCCTTGTCACAGACCCTGGGATTTATAAAGCCGGTGTTGCTGATCCCGTAATCGAATCACTTAAAGAAGCAGGCATTGAAGTGGTACTCTTTAATAAAGTTGAGCCAAACCCGCCTGTCCGTCTGGTGAATGAAGGATCTGAGCTTTACAAAAAAGAGAACTGTAATGGTTTGGTGGCAGTCGGAGGCGGAAGCTCCATGGATACAGCAAAAGCAATCGGAGTAGAAGCGACTCACGAAGGAAGCGTGCTTGATTATGAAGCGGCAGATGGGAAAAAACCGCTGGAAAACCGCATTCCTCCGCTGACGACAATTCCCACTACAGCTGGAACCGGATCAGAAGTAACCCAATGGGCGGTTATCACAGATGAAGAAAGAGAATTCAAATTCAACACGGGCGGTCCGCTGATTGCAGCGCACTTGACAATCATTGATCCTGAGCTTCATGTTTCAATGCCTCCGCATGTAACAGCTATGACGGGAATTGATGCGCTCGCCCATGCCATTGAGTGCTATACAATGAAATTTGCACAGCCAATCACGGATGCGGTTGCCTTAATGGCGATTGAGTATGCCGCTCATTACATCAAGAGGGCATTTGCTGATGGAGAGGATCTGGAAGCAAGGTACGGAATGGCGCAGGCTGCGATGCTTGCCGGTCTTTCTTACGGAAGTGAATCAGCGGGCGCTGCTCATGCGATGAGCCAAACGCTTGGCGGTATTATCCCAGTCGCTCACGGCCAATGTGTAGCGGCGATGATGGGCCCTGTCATGGAATACAACTGGAAGGGCTATCCTGAGAAGTTTGCGCGTATTGCGAAAGCGTTCGGTATTGATACAAGCAAGATGACAACAGAAGAAGCTGCGAAAGCATCTGTCAATTGGATGTATGATCTGGTCGAAGATTTAGAAGTGCCGACTTTAGAAGAGCAGGGAGTATCACCTGATATGATCGAACGCTTGTCTAAAGAAGCAATGAAAGATCCGCAAACCTTCGGAAACCCTAGAGATTTAAATGAAAAAGCATACAACTGGATCTACAAACGCTGCTTTAACCTTACGCCTAAAACGGTATAA
- the gbsA gene encoding glycine betaine aldehyde dehydrogenase, NAD+-dependent (Evidence 1a: Function from experimental evidences in the studied strain; PubMedId: 8752328, 9297465, 22408163; Product type e: enzyme): protein MSQTLFIDGEWISAEKEQIRSIINPFNQEEIATVSEGGREDAIKAIAAARRAFDKGEWSSLSGLERGKIVLKIAELIRRDLEELAELESLDTGKTLEESKADMDDIANVFQYYAGLADKDGGEIISSPIPDSESKIIREPIGVCGQITPWNYPLLQASWKIAPALAAGNTIVMKPSEITPLTTIKVFKLMEEAGVPKGVANLVLGPGATVGDELAVNKDVDLISFTGGIETGKKIMRAASGNVKKIALELGGKNPNIVFKDADLEVAVDQALNAVFFHAGQVCSAGSRLLVEDAIHDQFLAELVKRAKRIKLGNGFHAETESGPLISAEHRAKVEKYVEIGIEEGAKLETGGKRPEDPELQNGFFYEPTIFSNCNSDMRIVQEEVFGPVLTVETFSSEEEVIELANDTIYGLAGAVWSKDIEKCERVAARLRMGTVWINDFHPYFAQAPWGGYKQSGFGRELGKIGLEEYTEVKHVYRNTKPAAVNWFNS, encoded by the coding sequence ATGAGTCAAACATTATTCATTGACGGAGAATGGATCAGTGCCGAAAAAGAACAGATCCGCAGTATTATCAACCCATTTAATCAAGAAGAAATTGCAACTGTAAGCGAGGGAGGGCGAGAGGACGCCATCAAAGCAATCGCAGCCGCACGTAGAGCATTTGACAAAGGAGAATGGTCATCGCTATCCGGGCTTGAACGCGGAAAAATTGTTCTGAAAATTGCGGAATTAATCAGACGCGATCTTGAGGAGCTGGCTGAGCTTGAATCTCTTGATACAGGAAAAACACTCGAAGAAAGCAAGGCCGATATGGACGATATCGCCAATGTTTTTCAATATTACGCCGGCTTGGCAGACAAAGATGGCGGAGAGATCATTTCATCTCCGATTCCTGATTCAGAAAGCAAAATTATTAGGGAGCCAATCGGGGTTTGCGGCCAGATCACTCCATGGAATTATCCGCTCCTTCAAGCGAGCTGGAAAATCGCCCCTGCACTGGCCGCAGGAAACACAATCGTCATGAAGCCGAGTGAGATTACGCCGCTGACGACAATCAAAGTCTTTAAGCTGATGGAAGAAGCCGGTGTTCCAAAAGGTGTCGCAAATCTTGTTCTTGGACCGGGAGCCACAGTGGGCGACGAGCTTGCCGTAAACAAAGACGTCGATTTGATTTCATTTACGGGCGGAATTGAAACAGGCAAAAAAATCATGCGGGCGGCAAGCGGAAACGTCAAAAAAATCGCCCTTGAACTTGGCGGGAAAAACCCAAATATTGTTTTCAAGGACGCGGATTTAGAAGTTGCGGTTGATCAGGCCTTAAACGCTGTATTTTTCCACGCCGGCCAAGTATGCTCTGCAGGTTCCCGCTTGCTTGTTGAGGATGCCATTCATGATCAATTTTTGGCGGAGCTGGTCAAACGGGCAAAACGCATAAAACTCGGAAACGGTTTTCATGCTGAGACAGAAAGCGGTCCGCTTATTTCGGCGGAGCACAGGGCAAAGGTAGAAAAATATGTAGAGATCGGAATAGAGGAAGGCGCGAAGCTGGAGACAGGAGGCAAACGCCCGGAAGATCCTGAGCTTCAAAACGGCTTTTTCTATGAACCTACTATTTTCTCAAACTGTAATTCTGACATGAGAATCGTTCAGGAAGAGGTTTTCGGTCCTGTATTGACAGTCGAAACCTTCAGCTCTGAAGAAGAGGTAATCGAGCTTGCGAATGATACCATCTATGGCTTGGCTGGAGCGGTATGGTCAAAAGACATTGAAAAGTGCGAACGGGTAGCAGCCCGCTTGAGAATGGGAACCGTTTGGATCAACGATTTTCATCCGTACTTTGCACAAGCGCCATGGGGCGGATATAAGCAATCCGGGTTCGGACGCGAGCTTGGAAAAATAGGCCTTGAAGAATACACAGAAGTCAAACATGTATACCGCAATACAAAACCGGCAGCGGTTAACTGGTTTAATTCATAA
- the gbsR gene encoding transcriptional repressor for gbsAB (Evidence 1a: Function from experimental evidences in the studied strain; PubMedId: 8752328, 22408163; Product type r: regulator) — translation MDENPEFAAIEQARDLVIDSIAETMDLYGITRSVGILYGTMYMRDEMTLDEMREELQMSKPSMSTGVKKLQDLNVVKKTFHRGIRKHTFVAEKDFFKFFTNFFPPKWEREVQVNVTAIEEAQADLQKVLCKEDLDEDIKNEALQLYDQLESSKAYYDWLKRLAESVQTGEIFKFIPVETK, via the coding sequence ATGGATGAAAATCCAGAATTTGCAGCTATAGAACAGGCTCGGGATCTTGTTATTGACTCCATTGCTGAAACGATGGATCTTTACGGAATTACCCGCAGTGTCGGGATTTTATATGGGACGATGTATATGAGGGATGAGATGACGCTTGACGAAATGCGTGAGGAGTTGCAAATGAGCAAACCAAGCATGAGCACTGGCGTCAAAAAGCTTCAAGACTTAAATGTAGTGAAAAAAACATTTCACCGGGGCATCCGCAAGCATACATTTGTGGCTGAGAAGGATTTCTTTAAATTTTTCACAAATTTCTTTCCACCTAAATGGGAGCGGGAGGTTCAAGTGAATGTAACAGCGATCGAGGAAGCTCAAGCTGATTTACAAAAGGTTTTATGCAAGGAAGATCTCGATGAGGATATCAAAAATGAAGCACTGCAGTTATATGATCAGCTGGAAAGCTCTAAAGCTTACTATGACTGGCTGAAACGGCTTG